The Christiangramia flava JLT2011 genome has a segment encoding these proteins:
- a CDS encoding MBL fold metallo-hydrolase, with amino-acid sequence MEVRFLGTGTSQGIPIIGSDHPVCQSDDPKDKRLRVSVLVTWNHKNILIDCGPDFRQQMLAANVRHLDAILYTHEHNDHTAGLDDIRPFFFRQGDIPIYARESVLKALRKRFDYIFTTENKYPGAPGVQENLISNEPFSFHGLTITPVEFMHNRLPVFGYRMEDFAYLTDIKSISPSETEKLQDLKVLVVSALRIEPHHSHFNLEEALEFIELVQPQKAYLTHISHLLGFHEEVEKQLPENVHLAYDNLKITI; translated from the coding sequence TTGGAAGTAAGGTTTTTAGGCACAGGCACATCGCAGGGAATCCCGATTATCGGAAGTGATCACCCGGTATGCCAAAGCGACGACCCCAAAGACAAACGCCTGCGTGTTTCGGTACTCGTCACGTGGAATCATAAGAACATTTTAATAGATTGTGGCCCCGATTTCAGGCAGCAAATGCTGGCCGCGAATGTGCGGCACCTCGATGCCATCCTATACACACACGAACACAACGATCATACCGCCGGTTTAGATGACATCAGGCCATTTTTCTTTCGTCAGGGAGATATTCCTATTTATGCCCGCGAAAGTGTCCTGAAAGCTCTTCGGAAGCGTTTTGATTATATATTCACTACAGAAAATAAATATCCCGGAGCTCCGGGAGTGCAGGAAAACCTGATTTCCAACGAACCTTTTTCCTTTCACGGTTTAACGATCACTCCGGTGGAATTCATGCATAACCGTTTGCCGGTATTTGGCTACCGAATGGAAGATTTTGCTTACCTCACAGATATCAAAAGTATTTCTCCTTCAGAAACTGAAAAGTTGCAGGATTTGAAGGTTTTGGTCGTTAGTGCACTCAGAATTGAGCCGCATCACTCGCATTTTAACCTGGAAGAAGCCCTGGAATTCATTGAATTGGTGCAACCTCAAAAAGCTTATCTAACACATATCAGCCATCTGCTGGGCTTTCACGAAGAAGTTGAAAAACAGCTTCCTGAAAATGTCCACCTGGCTTACGATAATTTAAAAATCACGATATAA
- a CDS encoding sensor histidine kinase, whose translation MQHKIVPFNEKLRRAALKEYAILNTGPDSDYDNLTFLASTVCDTPVAKISVVDKDRIWNKSALGIQHCETSRKHSFCDYAIHQDTDIVILKRSEYPQLFESSKGVYDQDYSFYAGIPLYNFQGHAIAVLCVLDTKERDLDEIQKKALFALAEQTLNLFEFRKQKKKLYEVQVKLKEKYQELERFASLVSHDLKSPLANIISLSELLKDENKGKFDEETSQYLQFLVESSYSLRNYIDGILSFYRSDHVLQKDYTNVDLHKMLKGIVDLYQVADDIHITYPDDIMLNNVNKAALTQIFMNLIGNALKYNDKDSRKVDIAFSKNETHYFFEVKDNGKGIAKEKLDDIFNLFTTLETADRDGNMGSGIGLATVKKLVESMGGKIHVESKPGEGSSFKFSVKRI comes from the coding sequence ATGCAACATAAAATAGTACCATTCAATGAAAAATTGCGTCGGGCGGCGTTAAAGGAATATGCCATTTTGAATACCGGCCCAGACAGCGATTATGATAATCTTACCTTTTTAGCTTCCACAGTTTGCGATACACCGGTGGCTAAGATCAGCGTGGTAGATAAAGATCGAATCTGGAACAAATCTGCACTGGGCATTCAGCATTGTGAGACCTCGCGAAAACATTCTTTTTGTGACTATGCCATTCATCAGGACACCGATATAGTTATTCTGAAAAGATCGGAATATCCCCAGCTTTTTGAATCTTCCAAAGGTGTTTATGATCAGGATTATTCGTTTTACGCCGGCATTCCGTTGTACAATTTCCAGGGACATGCCATAGCCGTACTCTGCGTTTTAGACACTAAAGAACGTGATCTGGATGAAATTCAGAAAAAGGCATTGTTTGCACTGGCCGAGCAAACCCTGAATCTCTTCGAATTTCGGAAACAGAAGAAAAAGCTTTACGAAGTTCAGGTCAAACTAAAAGAAAAATACCAGGAACTCGAACGATTTGCCAGCCTGGTGTCGCACGATCTCAAATCACCTTTAGCCAATATAATTTCCTTAAGTGAGCTGCTGAAGGATGAAAATAAAGGGAAATTTGATGAAGAAACCTCGCAGTACCTGCAATTCCTGGTCGAATCTTCGTATTCTCTTCGGAATTATATAGACGGGATTTTGAGTTTTTACCGAAGTGACCATGTGCTTCAGAAAGACTACACCAATGTAGACCTGCACAAAATGCTCAAAGGCATTGTAGATCTGTACCAGGTGGCAGATGATATTCACATCACCTATCCTGATGATATCATGCTGAACAACGTGAACAAGGCCGCACTAACGCAGATATTTATGAACCTGATCGGGAATGCGCTGAAGTACAACGACAAAGACTCCAGGAAGGTCGATATTGCGTTTAGTAAAAATGAAACACACTATTTCTTTGAGGTTAAAGACAATGGTAAAGGCATTGCTAAAGAAAAACTGGACGATATTTTTAATCTTTTCACCACGCTGGAAACCGCTGATCGCGACGGAAATATGGGAAGCGGGATCGGGCTGGCCACCGTAAAGAAACTGGTGGAATCCATGGGCGGAAAGATTCACGTGGAGTCGAAACCCGGCGAAGGCAGCAGTTTTAAATTCAGCGTAAAAAGGATCTAA
- a CDS encoding nicotinate-nucleotide adenylyltransferase — MPITIMGDKEFENVPSINSKALRINLNENIYGTFSEIGAGQETVRNFFRAGGASGTIAKAMSAYDKDFSDAIYGVEDDRRYVTESRLKKMLAHETKLIEERISRDKHPNKLFFTYANTVATIDFAKKYKGHGWVGIRYQVDPKEDYNEIILHVRFHENDARHQQNTLGILGVNLIYGAYYKYDNPKKLLRYLYDHIDKDQIEIDTINFSGPRFENVDNRLMSLQLVKNGMTEAVMFGPDGNNVLPAKILYKKNILALRGSFRPVTKVNMDMYERSKELFFKESKVSEETTEIIFEITLSNLRAEGEIDERDFMDRAELLCSLGQTVMISNFQEYYRVVEYFSRYSKQRMGLTMGVQNLVDVFDEKYYRHLSGGILEAFGKLFFKDLKVYLYPLKDPDTGEIIDSDGLKVHPRMKELYKFFKYNGRVEDIKNYNPEILDVYSREVLKMITEGKDGWEDMLPEKTTKMIKEKNLFHYQENKKKADTEKV, encoded by the coding sequence ATGCCAATCACCATAATGGGCGATAAGGAATTTGAAAATGTTCCTTCCATAAACAGTAAAGCCCTTCGCATCAATCTGAACGAAAATATCTACGGGACGTTTTCTGAAATTGGTGCAGGACAGGAAACGGTGAGAAACTTTTTCCGTGCTGGTGGCGCATCAGGCACGATTGCAAAGGCAATGAGCGCCTACGATAAGGATTTTAGTGATGCGATCTATGGAGTTGAGGATGATCGCCGTTACGTGACCGAGTCCAGACTAAAAAAAATGCTGGCACACGAAACCAAACTAATCGAAGAGCGAATTTCCCGCGATAAACACCCAAACAAACTCTTTTTTACCTACGCCAATACCGTTGCAACCATTGATTTTGCCAAAAAATACAAAGGTCATGGCTGGGTTGGAATCAGGTACCAGGTAGATCCTAAAGAAGATTATAACGAAATCATTCTTCATGTTCGTTTTCATGAAAATGACGCCAGACACCAACAGAACACGCTTGGGATTCTTGGCGTAAACCTGATCTACGGCGCCTATTACAAATATGACAACCCCAAAAAATTACTTCGCTATCTCTATGATCATATCGATAAGGACCAGATCGAGATCGACACCATCAATTTCTCAGGACCGAGATTTGAAAATGTAGATAACAGGCTCATGAGTCTGCAACTGGTTAAAAATGGTATGACCGAGGCGGTGATGTTTGGACCTGACGGAAACAACGTGCTTCCGGCGAAAATACTTTACAAAAAGAACATTTTGGCGCTCCGCGGAAGTTTCCGCCCCGTGACCAAAGTGAATATGGATATGTATGAACGTTCGAAAGAATTGTTCTTTAAAGAAAGTAAGGTTTCCGAAGAAACTACTGAGATCATTTTTGAAATTACCCTTTCCAACCTTCGTGCAGAAGGGGAAATTGACGAAAGAGACTTTATGGACCGGGCAGAATTGCTGTGTTCCCTTGGCCAAACCGTTATGATCTCCAATTTCCAGGAATATTATCGCGTGGTAGAATATTTCAGCAGATATTCGAAACAGCGAATGGGCTTAACCATGGGTGTCCAGAATCTGGTTGACGTATTCGATGAGAAATACTACCGCCACCTGAGCGGCGGAATTCTGGAGGCTTTTGGAAAATTATTCTTCAAAGACCTGAAAGTGTACCTGTATCCGCTGAAAGATCCAGATACCGGAGAAATTATCGATAGCGACGGGCTTAAAGTTCATCCACGAATGAAAGAATTATACAAATTCTTCAAATACAATGGTCGGGTTGAAGATATTAAGAACTACAACCCGGAAATCCTGGACGTGTATTCCAGAGAAGTCCTGAAAATGATCACCGAAGGAAAAGATGGTTGGGAAGATATGCTTCCGGAGAAAACCACGAAAATGATCAAGGAAAAGAACCTGTTTCACTACCAGGAAAACAAAAAGAAAGCAGACACTGAGAAAGTGTAA
- a CDS encoding BatA domain-containing protein: MKFEHPELLYALILLAIPLIVHLFRLRRFQKQEFTNVKFLKKVIQETRKSSRLKKILILITRMLLFACLILAFAKPYLPASETAEETVSTLFYLDNSFSNQNIQGKNNAFQLAVNQLYKRAGNSADFSFFTNQDDYYDLGSAELQEALQDVSLTSRTYNLKDLQLKASEFFQSHPADQQHFVLISDLQKNMGDPEELETTAFKTNLIKPENTVIQNISIDSAFIENTNPQQVNLKVLLHSNFMTQEPVSVAVFDGEQLLGRNAIIFKDSLAEVSFRLTNELLEHGFVSIEDDGLTYDNQLFFDLKPNRQIQVVALGNAEDTFLRKIYTEPEFSFQSFQPDQIDFNALTSANLVILNEADLISQSLWANLRKLSEEGASLVFIPSEGTNSVSLFSGNYSEEENTEKLISKINFDHPLFEGVFENRTQNFEYPKTLKNFKIPGNNAILEYENGNSFLRQSANHMYEFAAPLNLKNSNFQNSPLIVPIFYQFGLQSLKPAELYYNLNQKNNISIPLQNQTDAAAHLDNGDFNMIPLQQNVGKRIDLQLTQNDLQAGNYSVTLQDQKISTLSFNYSRKESDLQYLDIAQFKNVTLFDSVQTYLETTNDAREITSLWKWFVIFALIFLALEMLLIKFFK; the protein is encoded by the coding sequence ATGAAATTTGAACATCCGGAATTATTGTATGCCCTGATTTTACTGGCAATTCCGTTGATCGTTCACCTCTTTAGGCTCCGCCGTTTTCAGAAACAGGAATTTACCAACGTCAAATTCCTGAAAAAGGTCATCCAGGAAACCCGGAAAAGTTCCCGACTCAAAAAGATATTGATACTAATTACCCGGATGCTGCTTTTTGCCTGTCTCATCCTCGCTTTTGCAAAACCCTACCTACCCGCCAGCGAAACCGCCGAAGAAACGGTCTCCACCCTGTTTTATCTCGATAATTCTTTCAGCAACCAAAACATTCAAGGCAAAAACAACGCATTTCAACTAGCGGTTAACCAGCTTTATAAAAGAGCCGGGAATTCTGCTGATTTTTCCTTTTTTACGAACCAGGACGATTACTACGATTTAGGTTCAGCTGAACTTCAGGAGGCTTTGCAGGACGTTTCGTTAACATCCAGAACTTATAATTTAAAGGATCTTCAGCTAAAAGCTTCGGAATTTTTCCAGTCTCACCCGGCAGATCAGCAGCACTTCGTGTTGATCTCTGATCTTCAGAAAAATATGGGTGATCCGGAAGAATTGGAAACAACGGCTTTCAAAACAAATTTGATCAAACCGGAAAACACGGTCATTCAAAATATCTCGATAGATTCTGCATTTATTGAAAATACCAATCCACAACAGGTGAACTTAAAAGTCCTGCTCCATTCTAATTTCATGACCCAGGAGCCTGTCAGCGTTGCTGTTTTCGACGGTGAGCAACTCCTGGGTCGAAATGCCATAATATTTAAGGATAGCCTTGCTGAAGTGTCTTTTCGGTTGACCAACGAATTACTGGAACACGGTTTTGTGAGCATTGAAGATGATGGTTTGACCTACGATAATCAGCTTTTTTTCGACCTTAAACCCAATCGGCAGATCCAAGTCGTGGCACTCGGAAATGCTGAGGATACTTTTCTTCGAAAGATCTATACAGAACCTGAATTTTCCTTTCAGTCGTTCCAGCCTGATCAAATCGACTTTAATGCGCTTACATCTGCAAATCTGGTTATTCTGAATGAGGCCGATCTTATTTCTCAAAGTTTGTGGGCAAATCTTCGAAAACTTTCAGAAGAAGGAGCGTCGCTGGTTTTTATTCCGTCAGAAGGCACGAACTCCGTGTCTCTTTTTAGCGGTAATTATTCCGAAGAAGAAAACACGGAAAAACTGATTTCAAAGATCAATTTTGACCATCCTCTTTTCGAAGGCGTTTTTGAGAACCGCACTCAGAACTTTGAATACCCAAAAACCCTGAAAAACTTTAAGATTCCGGGAAACAATGCGATACTCGAATACGAAAACGGGAACAGTTTTTTAAGGCAGTCTGCCAACCATATGTATGAATTTGCAGCGCCACTGAATCTTAAAAATTCCAATTTTCAGAATTCTCCCCTCATCGTCCCCATTTTTTACCAGTTTGGTTTACAATCCCTCAAACCTGCTGAACTGTATTATAACTTAAACCAAAAAAACAACATTTCGATCCCGCTTCAAAATCAGACAGATGCCGCGGCGCACCTAGATAATGGTGATTTCAATATGATCCCGCTTCAGCAGAATGTTGGAAAACGTATCGATTTGCAACTCACGCAAAACGACCTTCAAGCTGGAAATTATTCAGTTACGCTTCAGGATCAAAAAATAAGCACCCTGAGTTTTAACTACTCCAGGAAGGAAAGTGATTTGCAATACCTGGATATCGCGCAGTTTAAAAATGTAACGCTTTTTGATTCCGTTCAAACTTATCTGGAAACTACAAATGATGCCCGCGAGATCACTTCGCTTTGGAAATGGTTTGTTATTTTTGCTCTGATCTTTTTAGCACTAGAAATGCTCCTGATAAAATTCTTTAAATGA
- a CDS encoding alpha/beta hydrolase, with translation MMTHFSLEHLVRKPRIQSPKAPALFLFHGYGSDENDLFSFAEQLPDELFIISAKAPYQMQPYGNAWYAIYFDDSQGKFSDDQQAIQSRDLIRDFVQESIEAYNLDAENINLLGFSQGSILSYAVALSYPEMIKNVVALSGYINQDILKDGYQHNDFSKLEIYSSHGSVDQVIPVDWARKTKPFLEKLQIPVQYSEFPVGHGVAPQNFHEFNSWLKKRI, from the coding sequence ATGATGACACATTTTTCTCTCGAACACCTCGTAAGAAAACCCAGAATACAATCTCCAAAAGCTCCTGCCCTGTTCCTGTTTCACGGCTACGGAAGTGATGAAAACGACCTGTTTTCGTTTGCGGAACAACTGCCGGATGAATTGTTTATTATTTCGGCAAAAGCACCTTACCAAATGCAACCTTACGGAAATGCATGGTATGCGATTTATTTTGATGACAGCCAGGGAAAGTTCAGTGATGACCAGCAGGCAATTCAATCCAGGGACCTGATCAGGGATTTTGTTCAGGAATCTATTGAAGCTTATAACCTGGATGCTGAAAATATAAACCTGTTAGGTTTTAGCCAGGGAAGTATTCTCAGCTATGCCGTCGCACTCTCCTATCCGGAAATGATTAAAAATGTGGTGGCCCTAAGCGGGTACATTAATCAGGATATTCTGAAGGATGGCTACCAGCATAATGATTTTTCAAAACTGGAAATTTACAGTTCTCATGGTTCCGTAGACCAGGTGATTCCGGTGGATTGGGCCAGAAAGACCAAACCCTTTCTTGAAAAATTACAGATCCCGGTACAGTATTCTGAATTTCCTGTAGGTCATGGTGTGGCACCCCAGAATTTTCATGAATTCAATTCCTGGTTGAAGAAACGCATCTAA
- the murA gene encoding UDP-N-acetylglucosamine 1-carboxyvinyltransferase, whose protein sequence is MGTFQIEGGHRLSGEIIPQGAKNEALQILCAVLLTDEKVQINNIPDIIDVNKLINLLRNLGVKVEKIGKGSYSFQSDDLNMDYLSSEQFKKDGGGLRGSIMIVGPLLGRFGKGYIPKPGGDKIGRRRLDTHFEGFMKLGADFRYNREERFYGVEAPNGLKGDFMLLEEASVTGTANIVMAAVLAEGTTSIYNAACEPYLQQLCNMLNAMGAKISGVGSNLLTIEGVKKLGGCEHRILPDMIEIGSWIGLAAMTQSDITIKDVRWDMLGIIPTTFAKLGIKLERVGDDIHIPAHTNGYEVQSFIDGSIMNISDAPWPGFTPDLLSIMLVVATQARGSVLIHQKMFESRLFFVDKLIDMGAKIILCDPHRATVIGHDFKSQLKATTMTSPDIRAGVSLLIAALSAKGTSTIHNIEQIDRGYENIEGRLKAIGAKIQRLD, encoded by the coding sequence ATGGGAACATTTCAGATTGAAGGAGGGCACAGGCTCAGCGGGGAGATCATTCCGCAGGGAGCCAAGAACGAAGCCCTTCAAATTCTTTGTGCCGTTTTATTAACCGACGAAAAAGTCCAGATCAATAACATCCCAGACATCATTGATGTCAATAAACTCATCAACCTCCTGCGCAATTTGGGCGTAAAGGTGGAGAAAATCGGGAAAGGGAGTTACTCGTTCCAGAGCGATGACCTGAATATGGACTATCTGAGCAGCGAGCAGTTCAAAAAAGATGGTGGAGGCCTTCGAGGTTCCATCATGATCGTGGGGCCGCTTTTAGGGCGCTTCGGAAAAGGTTATATCCCAAAACCCGGAGGGGATAAGATCGGCCGAAGGAGACTGGATACCCATTTTGAAGGTTTCATGAAACTGGGTGCCGATTTTCGTTACAACCGGGAAGAACGATTTTATGGTGTTGAAGCACCTAATGGATTAAAAGGAGATTTCATGTTGCTGGAAGAAGCTTCAGTAACGGGAACCGCTAATATCGTGATGGCCGCTGTGCTGGCTGAAGGAACAACAAGCATCTACAATGCCGCCTGCGAACCCTATCTTCAGCAGCTTTGCAATATGCTGAATGCTATGGGAGCAAAAATCAGCGGAGTAGGTTCAAACCTTTTGACCATCGAAGGGGTTAAAAAACTGGGAGGCTGTGAACACCGTATCCTGCCTGATATGATTGAAATTGGTTCCTGGATCGGCCTGGCTGCGATGACCCAAAGTGATATTACTATTAAAGATGTTCGGTGGGATATGCTGGGTATCATTCCCACAACTTTTGCAAAACTCGGAATAAAACTGGAGAGAGTAGGAGATGACATTCATATTCCTGCGCATACCAACGGATATGAGGTGCAAAGTTTTATTGATGGTTCCATTATGAACATTAGTGACGCTCCATGGCCAGGGTTTACTCCTGATCTTTTAAGTATCATGTTGGTGGTGGCTACTCAGGCAAGAGGTAGCGTACTCATTCACCAGAAAATGTTCGAAAGCAGGTTGTTCTTCGTGGATAAGCTAATCGATATGGGTGCCAAGATCATTCTATGCGATCCACACCGTGCAACTGTGATTGGCCATGATTTTAAATCACAATTAAAGGCCACTACGATGACTTCTCCGGATATTCGTGCGGGTGTAAGTTTATTGATCGCTGCACTTTCCGCAAAAGGGACTTCTACGATTCACAATATCGAACAAATTGATCGCGGATATGAAAATATTGAAGGTAGGCTGAAAGCTATTGGAGCAAAAATTCAACGACTGGACTAG
- a CDS encoding sensor histidine kinase: MIVPKKPDNEDIRLTAVRKLELLDSLPEESYDSITALASHICDSPIALITLLDENRQWFKSKVGTNMEGSPRETSFCGHAILKPQEIMEVTDTTKDLRFIENPLVTDAATNIKFYAGVPILDTDGLPLGTLCVLDNKQKQLTDAQRTALRALGKQVELLYEYHNKNRALEQLKDDLNENNRILQEFASTVSHDLKMPLANMILTADIMKAKYGDRLDSDGLEYLNHLKQSGLTLSDYISGILDHYSSKNINEDYEEFHLNDLLEDIIDLLQIEDNCEINLPDSNLLIEGNSAALGQIFMNLISNSLKYNSSDKIIIDIDCTESREFFHFSIHDNGIGIPKDKQESIFNLFTIVADTDRQGRKGHGIGLSTVKKLVESMQGSISLDSEEGKGTLFKFTIKRPIPVH, translated from the coding sequence ATGATTGTTCCTAAAAAACCTGATAATGAAGATATTAGGCTTACTGCCGTGCGAAAACTGGAACTTTTAGATTCGCTTCCAGAAGAATCTTATGATAGTATTACGGCACTGGCCAGCCATATTTGTGATTCTCCAATAGCATTGATAACGCTTTTGGATGAAAACAGACAGTGGTTTAAATCAAAGGTTGGGACAAACATGGAAGGTAGTCCGCGCGAAACTTCCTTTTGCGGTCATGCGATTCTCAAGCCCCAGGAAATAATGGAGGTAACCGATACTACGAAAGACCTTCGTTTTATTGAAAATCCTTTAGTTACAGATGCTGCAACCAATATAAAATTTTACGCCGGCGTCCCAATTCTGGATACTGATGGACTTCCACTGGGTACTTTATGTGTACTGGATAATAAACAAAAACAGCTAACAGACGCTCAGCGAACGGCCTTAAGGGCTTTAGGAAAACAGGTGGAACTGTTATACGAATACCACAACAAGAACAGGGCCCTCGAGCAATTAAAAGATGATCTAAACGAAAATAACCGTATTCTCCAGGAATTTGCCAGCACGGTTTCTCATGACCTGAAAATGCCTTTGGCCAATATGATCCTCACTGCTGATATTATGAAGGCCAAATATGGTGATCGTCTCGATTCAGATGGTCTTGAGTATTTAAATCACCTCAAACAATCCGGTTTGACGTTGAGCGACTATATTTCAGGAATTCTGGATCATTATTCCAGCAAAAATATCAACGAAGATTACGAGGAATTCCATTTGAACGATCTGCTGGAGGATATTATTGACCTGCTTCAGATCGAGGACAACTGTGAGATCAACCTGCCAGACAGTAATTTGCTCATCGAGGGGAACAGTGCCGCACTGGGACAAATATTTATGAACCTGATCAGCAACAGTTTGAAATACAATTCCAGTGATAAGATCATTATTGATATAGATTGTACAGAGAGCCGTGAATTCTTCCACTTCAGTATTCATGATAACGGAATTGGAATTCCAAAAGACAAACAGGAAAGTATTTTTAATCTGTTCACGATCGTGGCAGATACCGATCGGCAGGGACGAAAAGGTCACGGCATTGGCCTTTCCACTGTAAAAAAACTGGTAGAAAGTATGCAGGGCAGTATTAGTCTCGATTCCGAAGAAGGTAAAGGAACGCTTTTCAAATTCACCATAAAGAGACCTATACCAGTACATTAG
- a CDS encoding dihydroorotase → MKLLLKSAKIVDPASSHHGKTVDILIENGKISKIGNDLEADYDRKIDIPNLHVSQGWFDSSVSFGEPGFEDRETISNGLDTAARSGFTAVALNPNSFPVLDHSSGIFSVKSKAAGHAVKLYPVGALSLKSEGIDLAELLDMQDAGAVSFGDYKSPVSNPNLLKIALQYAQNFNALVQSFPLEKKIAGNGIVNEHHTSTSLGLKGIPNLAEELQIARDLYILEYTGGKLHIPTISTAKAAELISEAKQKGLDVSCSVAVHQLLLDDQELKEFDANFKVLPPLRTSEDRQALVEAVKNGSIDMVTSDHDPIDVEHKKVEFDNAMFGTIGLESAFGALSTVLETEKVIEMLTAGKNRFGIPSEPIAENVKADLSLFVPGEEYKFGREHIYSTSKNSIFLNKTLKGKVIGIITENSYQINE, encoded by the coding sequence ATGAAACTACTACTGAAATCAGCGAAAATTGTAGACCCAGCCTCCTCTCACCACGGAAAAACGGTAGATATCCTGATTGAAAACGGAAAAATCAGTAAAATTGGAAATGACCTGGAGGCGGACTATGACCGAAAGATCGATATCCCAAATCTGCATGTTTCACAGGGTTGGTTTGACAGCAGTGTGAGTTTTGGGGAGCCTGGTTTTGAAGATCGGGAAACTATTTCAAACGGTCTTGATACGGCGGCCAGATCAGGTTTTACGGCAGTTGCCCTGAACCCAAACAGCTTTCCGGTACTTGATCATTCTTCCGGGATATTTTCAGTAAAAAGCAAAGCCGCGGGACATGCAGTTAAATTATACCCCGTTGGAGCGCTAAGTTTGAAGAGTGAAGGTATTGATCTTGCCGAGTTACTGGACATGCAGGATGCCGGGGCAGTAAGTTTTGGTGATTATAAATCGCCTGTTTCCAATCCAAATTTGCTTAAGATCGCCCTGCAATACGCCCAGAATTTCAACGCCCTCGTGCAAAGTTTTCCACTGGAGAAGAAAATCGCGGGCAATGGGATCGTGAATGAACACCACACCTCTACTTCATTAGGATTAAAAGGCATTCCAAACCTTGCCGAAGAATTACAAATTGCCAGGGACCTCTACATCCTCGAATATACCGGCGGAAAGCTTCATATTCCTACGATCTCTACGGCAAAAGCTGCGGAATTGATCAGCGAAGCCAAACAAAAAGGCCTTGATGTTAGTTGCAGTGTTGCCGTACATCAGCTGCTGCTGGATGACCAGGAACTGAAGGAATTTGATGCCAATTTCAAGGTTTTACCACCACTGCGCACCTCTGAAGATCGCCAGGCGCTGGTAGAAGCCGTTAAAAACGGAAGCATTGATATGGTGACCAGCGATCACGACCCAATAGATGTGGAGCATAAAAAAGTGGAATTTGATAATGCGATGTTCGGTACAATTGGGCTGGAATCGGCTTTTGGTGCTTTGTCTACTGTTCTCGAAACTGAAAAAGTGATCGAAATGTTAACCGCCGGAAAAAACAGGTTTGGAATACCTTCTGAACCAATAGCGGAAAATGTTAAGGCAGACCTGAGTCTTTTCGTTCCCGGTGAAGAATATAAATTTGGCAGGGAGCATATATACTCTACCTCAAAAAACAGTATTTTTCTAAATAAGACTTTGAAAGGAAAAGTGATTGGTATCATTACCGAGAATTCTTACCAAATCAACGAATAA
- a CDS encoding DUF4290 domain-containing protein, protein MTNALEYNSERSALIIPEYGRHLQKMVEHAVSIEDDKERNKVAQSIIAVMGNMNPHLRDVPDFQHKLWDQLFIISDFKLDVDSPFPKPTRELLAERPDRLDYPENNAKYRFYGNNIKRMIDEVKDWEEGPLKEAIVLSIGNHMKKSYLNWNRDSVDDKVIFDHLKDLSNGKLNLKNVDEDLSEAADLVRGGKRKYTKNNNSKKGGRRGRKRH, encoded by the coding sequence TTGACAAACGCATTAGAATATAACTCTGAGAGGAGTGCGCTTATCATACCGGAATACGGTCGACATCTTCAGAAAATGGTCGAACATGCCGTAAGTATCGAAGATGATAAAGAGCGTAATAAAGTGGCACAATCCATCATCGCGGTAATGGGAAATATGAACCCACACCTGCGGGATGTGCCCGATTTTCAGCATAAACTATGGGATCAGTTATTCATCATCAGTGATTTCAAACTGGATGTGGATAGCCCTTTCCCAAAACCAACCCGGGAATTACTGGCTGAACGACCAGACAGGCTGGATTACCCTGAAAATAATGCTAAATATCGTTTCTACGGAAACAATATTAAAAGAATGATTGACGAGGTGAAAGACTGGGAAGAAGGACCTCTGAAAGAGGCTATCGTTCTTAGTATTGGTAACCACATGAAGAAATCTTACCTGAACTGGAACAGGGATTCGGTTGATGATAAAGTGATCTTTGATCACCTGAAAGATCTTAGCAATGGCAAGTTGAACCTGAAAAATGTGGATGAAGATCTCAGTGAAGCTGCAGACCTTGTTCGTGGTGGCAAAAGAAAATATACCAAAAACAACAATTCAAAAAAAGGCGGTCGTCGCGGCCGTAAACGTCATTAA